The genomic stretch GATGGAGAAACCTTAGCAGCAGAATTGAAGGGGATAGGTATAAAACGTGCAAAGGCAATTCTTGCTTATCGTAATGAGCACGGACCTTTTAAGTCCATTGATGATTTAATAAAAATCAAAGGGATAAGTAAAAGGATCGTGGACCAAAATCGGGAAAAAATAACTGTTTAATACAATGAAATCGAGTCTATAAAGCAGTTTAAGTAAGATGTCTATTAAAAAAGGAGTAAACTAACTAAAATATATCCAATAGCATGAAAAGTATTCATTGTGCTTGAAAGAGCGAAATTTTTTTAAGTGCAATGAATCAAAATCAATTGCTGTGAATATTGATGGGCAGTTGTTCCAACATATAGTGGATAGCCGTTTCTAGATCTGATATTGAACATTCTAAACATGCTCCTTTTGGAGGCATAGCTCGATAGCCTGTTGTTGCGTGTTTTAATAGGACGGAAAAATTTTTTTTTATCCGTGGAGCCCAATCTGACTGATTGCCTAAACGTGGGGCACCCGCTATGCCTTTTTTATGGCACAAAACACATTTGCTTTCAAATATGGTTTTACCCAAATGAATGTCTTTATGAGTAGCTGTTAAGGGTGATTGGTCTATTTCTTCAGATGTAGCTAGTTTTATTTTCCCTATCGGAGCAATACGTTCTTCAAGGGCCATTGTTGAGTTATCAAAAAAATCTGCATGGACGCATGTCGAGAAGCCAAAAAGAAAGTTAAAAAGAATTATACTCTTCGCACTTGAATTTTTGCCTGTGTTGACGCTCAATTCGCAATCCTCATGTATCTTAAATACATTCCGGTTGCTTCATTCTCGCGCCGCCTTGCCAAAAACCCCATTGCTGTGAGTATATATTTATAAATCTTAGCACCTATGCGCAAATGGTAATTTTTATGGTTAAAATGCGTTAAGCAAAGTTTGTCTCCGCCTCTTTTTCTTCGGTTTCCATGCTCGACTGATATTGCCCTTTGCATGCAGCTGCATTAAGCCTTGCACGTTTATAAAAAGCACGTTGAGCTGCTTTCACATTATGAGCTTTACCATTCCATGCTTTTAATGCGGGTTCCTGTAATGCGCGGCCATATGAAAAACTCAGACGCCAAGGATGACGTGAAGGTTGTAGTTTGTTCATCGTGTTTAAATGAGCGGTAGCAGTTTCTGGCGTTTGGCCTCCGGAAAGAAAATTAATGCTAGCCACCGCCGCAGGAACGGTTTGGCGTAATATTTTTAAAGTTGCAGCGGCAACTTCAGCGATATTAGGCTGAGGCGTATATTGATTACCGGCAATAACCATACTGGGTTTTAGTATCATACATTCGAGTACTACGCGATGCTTATGGAGTTCTTCAAATACAGTATGAAGAACGGCTTCTGTTGCTTCAGCACAGCGGACTAAACTGTGATCCCCATCTATTAACAACTCAGGTTCTACAATAGGTACCATTCCATTGCTTTGACAAATAGACGCATAACGGGCTAAAGCTTGAGAATTAGCTATTATGGCTAAAGAAGAAGGTAAGACATCAGATATGGAAAAAACAGCTCTCCATTTAGCAAAACAAGCACCAAGATTTTTATAAGTTAATAGACGTTCTGCTAGACCATCTAGGCCTTGAGTTATTTTTTCTTCGGCATTTAAGGGAATAAGGCCTTTATCAACCTTTATTCCAGGAACAATACCTTCATTATCTAGGTAGTCGGGGAATAGCAATCCCTCTTTAGTTTTTTGCGCTAAAGTTTCTTCGTGGAGAATAACGCCATTGATAAATGCTTCAATACCAGGTGTAGTAAAAAGTAGTTCGCGATAATTACGACGATTCTCTACGGTTGACTCTAGATGTAAAACAGCAAATCGCTTACTAATAGTGGCTTGACTTTCGTCCGCTGCCAAGATTCCTTTTCCTGGTACCGTTAATCGTTGAATAGTTCCTTCAAGCTCGTGAGTGGCCATGATATTGCTCCTTACATTTTTCTGACGTGTAAAAGCTAAATGAATCTTACATGCATTTTGTAAATGCCTAACACTATATAGAACAACGTAGGTAATTTCTAGTAAAGTTACCGATCTTAATATCCACCGAATTTCCAATTAATTTAGGTCTTACTTTATTCCTGACTTAGCCTGGAAGAGACTTGTTAGAAGAGAAGGGTTAACTTTAAGTCTTTTTCCACACTTGCTGTGGATTTTAGTGCCCCTTTTAGCTACCAGAAAATTTAAGTATGAGTAAAGCTCAAATCGAACTGAGATAAAGGCAAAATTCATTATTTATTGGCATTGCATAAAGGGGTTGTGCTTATTATACTGTCCGACAATTTATAAGTCGCGGGGTGGCTTAGAATGACTTTTAGTAGGCTTGCCCAATTACCTGGTAAGGTAATTCAAAAAATGTGTCAGGCGAGTCTCATGGCATTTGCTGTTCTAGGGATAGTAGTCTTTTTAGGGAAAGTATATCAGGACGGGCAGGCTATTAAATCCCTCGCGCTGGGTGTCGTCTTATGGCTACTGCCCAACTGTTATTTTGTGTTCAAAGTAATGCGTCGTTTAGGGCAGGTGCAGGGAAGAGACTTACTCAATATTTTTTATCGAGCAGAATTAATAAAATTATTCTTCAGTGGAATTTTTTTTATCATGGTGATTAAGGTGTTATCAGTCAATGTTCCGATCTTGCTGCTGGCCTATTTGGCTTCCCAGCTAGTATTTTGGCTATTGCTAATAATGAAAAGCAGGGAAGGTTTACTGTGAGCAACGAAACCTCAGCAAATTATGTTCAACATCACCTTGAACATCTTAGCTTTAACCTGAAAACCTTAAGTTTCTCGGGTGAGGGAAGTTTTTGGAATTTAAATCTCGATACCTTTTTCCTATCTGCTGTATTGGGCATAGGATTTTTAATTTTATTTCGCTGGGTGGCCGCAACAGTAAATAGTGGCGTCCCAGGTAAAATACAAAATTTTGTTGAAATTCTCGTTGAATTTGTAGATAAAACCGTAAAAGAGTCTTTTCACGGCGTTAGCCAATTGATTGCACCTTTAGCGCTGACAATTTTTGTCTGGGTATTCTTAATGAATTTTATGGATTTACTGCCGGTTGATCTATTGCCGACAGTATTATCTTTGTTTGGTGTCAGTCATTTTCGATCCGTGCCGACTGCTGATCCAAATACGACATTCGGAATGTCAATTGCGGTCTTTATTTTAATCATTTACTATAACTTGAAAATTAAAGGTGTGAAGGGACTCAGTAAAGAAATGCTGGTTGCCCCATTTGGTCCTTATCTCTTCCCCATCAATATTGTTTTCCGGTTATTAGAAGAATTTGTACGACCTATTTCTTTATCGTTACGGTTATTCGGAAACTTATTTGCCGGAGAATTAATTTTTATTTTGGTGGCGTTACTGCCATGGTGGATACAGTGGACTTTTGGTGGTGTCTGGGCGGTGTTCCATATTTTAATTATTGCGATTCAAGCGTTTATCTTTATGATGCTAACTATAGTTTACTTAAGTATGGCGCATGAGACACATGGCCAAGAACAAACACATTAATTATTTATTAATAAAAGAGAGGAAATGAAGATGTTAGAAGTTGCGCAAGTAGTTGCTAATGTACAAGGTTTAACGGCCATTGCAGCGGCTTTATTAGTAGGCTTAGCCGCACTAGGGACTGCGATTGGCTTTGGTATTTTAGGTGGAAAATTTTTAGAAGGAGTAGCTCGCCAGCCTGAGTTAACACCCATGCTGATGTTGCGAATGTTTTTGATGGCTGGATTAGTCGATGCATTTGCCGCTATTTCTATCGTAATGGGGCTTTATTTAATTTTTGCTAAAAATCCCTTTTTAGGCGAAGTTTTAAAGCTAGTTTCTAAACCAGTAACGGGTTAAATGATAACATACTCACAGCAATTGGATTTTTGGCAAGGCGCCGCGAAAGTGAGCAACCGCAGTGTATTCAAGATACATGAGGATTGCGAGTCGAGCGGCAACGCAGGCAAAAGTTCAAGTGCGAAGAGTATAACAAAGTTGAGAAATCGTCGTGGAAATTAATATAACCTTATTAGGCCAGTTAATTACATTTTCTGTTTTCGTGTGGTTTACCATGAAATTTGTATGGCCGCCCATACTAAAAGTAATGAAAGAGCGAGAACAACGCATTGCTGATGGTTTAGCTGCTGCTGAGCGAGGCCAACAAGCTTTAGAATTGGCTCAATTAAAAGCAGATGAGTTTTTACAGGAGGCAAAGCAACAAGCGGCTGAAATTATTGAACAGGCGAGTAAACGCGCTAATCAAATGTCTGAAGAGTCTAAGCAGCAAATAAGAGTAGAAAACGAACGTTTATTAGCTATCGCTCGAGCTGACATTCAACAAGAATGGCAGACTGCGCAACAGAAATTACGTGCAGAAGTGGCTAATTTGGTTATTACGACCACCGAGAAAATTTTGGCACAATCACTTGACAGCGTAGCTCAACATGCACTCGTTAAACAGTCTTTGGAAGAAATTTGATGGCTGATTTCACCTCCATTGCAAGACCTTACGCACGAGCGGCATTTGCTTGTGCCTTAGATAAAAATAACATGGATGCTTGGTCTGCTTTACTCAAGCAGGCAGTAAGAATTATTAATGAAAAATCGATGCAAAATTTACTAAAAAATCCATGTATCGATAAAATGGTGGCGTATGAGTGTTTGTTGGAATTCTGCAAAACAGTAATTTTTCCCTCTGGAAAGAATTTTCTGAAACTGATGGCAGTAAACCAACGATTATTAGTGCTTCCAAAAGTTGAAGGTTTAATAGAAGGATATAAGGCTGAGTTAGCCAAGGAAGTTACGGCTTATATTATTTCCGCCGTGGTTTTAACTAAAATGGAAGAGGAAGCTTTAGAGAAAGTATTATCGGAGCGTTTTCAAAGTCATATAAAATTAGTATGCCATACTGATAAAAGTTTATTAGGTGGATTGGTCATTCGCGTCGGAGATTTAGTCATCGATGATTCTGTACGTGGCAAATTAGAACGTTTACGTGCAACATTAGTGAATTAAGAGGCAGTATAGTCAAATGCAACAATTAACCACATCTGAAATTAATGAATTAATCAAAGAACGCATCCAGAAATTTGATGTTTCTGCAGAAACGCGTACAGAAGGAAGTATCGTCAGTCTTCGTGATGGTATTGTGCGTATCTATGGTTTGAATGATGTCATGTTGGGAGAAATGATAGAATTTTCACCCCAATGTTATGGTTTGGCTTTAAACCTCGAGCGCGATTCGGTAGGCGCTGTTGTTTTAGGTGATTACGAAGGATTAAGTGAAGGCCAAACAGTTAAATGTACCGGACGTATTCTTGAGGTACCGGTGGGTGAAGCCTTGTTGGGCCGTGTGGTTAATGCTTTAGGACATCCCATTGACGGTCGGGGTCCTATAGAGACTGAAAAAAATGCGCCTATCGAGCAAGTTGCACCGGGTGTTATTTGGCGTCAAGGCGTTTCACAGCCATTACAAACGGGCATACTAGCTATCGATAGCATGGTCCCCATAGGTCGTGGACAGCGCGAATTAATAATTGGCGATAGGCAAACCGGAAAAACAGCGCTGGCAATCGATGCGATTATTAACCAAAAGGATACGGGCATAAAATGTATTTATGTTGCAATAGGTCAAAAAGCGTCATCCATTGCAGCTGTAGTGCGAAAATTACAAGAACAAGATGCTTTAAAACATACCATTATCGTATCAGCGAGCGCTGCTGATTCAGCGTCATTACAGTTTATTGCGCCTTATGCGGGATGTGCGATGGGCGAATATTTTCGTGATCAAGGTGAAGATGCGCTTATTATTTATGATGATTTGACGAAGCAAGCTTGGGCATATCGTCAAATATCTTTGTTGTTGCGACGTCCTCCGGGGCGAGAAGCTTATCCAGGTGATATATTTTATTTACATTCACGTTTGCTCGAACGTGCTGCAAGAGTTAATGAGGCCTTTGTTGAAAAGGCTACCAATGGAAGTGTTAGAGGGAAAACGGGCTCGTTAACGGCATTGCCTATTATCGAAACTCAAGCTGGGGATGTATCTGCTTTCGTTCCAACCAACGTTATCTCAATTACTGATGGTCAAATCTTTTTAGAAACGGATTTATTTAACGCGGGCATACGTCCAGCAATTAATGCGGGTTTATCTGTTTCACGGGTGGGTTCTGCAGCTCAAACTAAGATTATAAAGAAATTGGGCGGTGGTGTTCGATTAAGCTTGGCTCAATATCGCGAATTGGCTGCTTTCTCTCAGTTTATGTCAGATTTAGATGAGGCGACACGTAAGCAACTTGAGAGAGGTCAACGTGTTACTGAAATTTTAAAACAAAAACAATATGACCCTTTAAGTGTTGCAGAAATGGCCGTGCTATTGTTTGCTACCGATAAAGGTTATTTAGATGATATAGAGCTGACTAAGATTGTTGCATTTGCTGAAGGATTATTAGCTTATATGCATTCAGAGCAGGCAACTTGTTTGGAAAAAATTAACCAAAAAGGTGATTATAACGAAGTGATAGCTAAAGAGTTAGCTACAGCAATTACTGCCTTTAAAAT from Rickettsiella endosymbiont of Miltochrista miniata encodes the following:
- a CDS encoding ComEA family DNA-binding protein; this translates as MDIYSSLFAILLASVIATPVLATTSPFISHNNTVSTASPAKTISNPVSALVNINTADGETLAAELKGIGIKRAKAILAYRNEHGPFKSIDDLIKIKGISKRIVDQNREKITV
- a CDS encoding c-type cytochrome, which produces MSVNTGKNSSAKSIILFNFLFGFSTCVHADFFDNSTMALEERIAPIGKIKLATSEEIDQSPLTATHKDIHLGKTIFESKCVLCHKKGIAGAPRLGNQSDWAPRIKKNFSVLLKHATTGYRAMPPKGACLECSISDLETAIHYMLEQLPINIHSN
- a CDS encoding class I fructose-bisphosphate aldolase, producing the protein MATHELEGTIQRLTVPGKGILAADESQATISKRFAVLHLESTVENRRNYRELLFTTPGIEAFINGVILHEETLAQKTKEGLLFPDYLDNEGIVPGIKVDKGLIPLNAEEKITQGLDGLAERLLTYKNLGACFAKWRAVFSISDVLPSSLAIIANSQALARYASICQSNGMVPIVEPELLIDGDHSLVRCAEATEAVLHTVFEELHKHRVVLECMILKPSMVIAGNQYTPQPNIAEVAAATLKILRQTVPAAVASINFLSGGQTPETATAHLNTMNKLQPSRHPWRLSFSYGRALQEPALKAWNGKAHNVKAAQRAFYKRARLNAAACKGQYQSSMETEEKEAETNFA
- a CDS encoding ATP synthase subunit I, whose translation is MTFSRLAQLPGKVIQKMCQASLMAFAVLGIVVFLGKVYQDGQAIKSLALGVVLWLLPNCYFVFKVMRRLGQVQGRDLLNIFYRAELIKLFFSGIFFIMVIKVLSVNVPILLLAYLASQLVFWLLLIMKSREGLL
- the atpB gene encoding F0F1 ATP synthase subunit A produces the protein MSNETSANYVQHHLEHLSFNLKTLSFSGEGSFWNLNLDTFFLSAVLGIGFLILFRWVAATVNSGVPGKIQNFVEILVEFVDKTVKESFHGVSQLIAPLALTIFVWVFLMNFMDLLPVDLLPTVLSLFGVSHFRSVPTADPNTTFGMSIAVFILIIYYNLKIKGVKGLSKEMLVAPFGPYLFPINIVFRLLEEFVRPISLSLRLFGNLFAGELIFILVALLPWWIQWTFGGVWAVFHILIIAIQAFIFMMLTIVYLSMAHETHGQEQTH
- the atpE gene encoding F0F1 ATP synthase subunit C → MLEVAQVVANVQGLTAIAAALLVGLAALGTAIGFGILGGKFLEGVARQPELTPMLMLRMFLMAGLVDAFAAISIVMGLYLIFAKNPFLGEVLKLVSKPVTG
- a CDS encoding F0F1 ATP synthase subunit B, with product MEINITLLGQLITFSVFVWFTMKFVWPPILKVMKEREQRIADGLAAAERGQQALELAQLKADEFLQEAKQQAAEIIEQASKRANQMSEESKQQIRVENERLLAIARADIQQEWQTAQQKLRAEVANLVITTTEKILAQSLDSVAQHALVKQSLEEI
- a CDS encoding F0F1 ATP synthase subunit delta → MADFTSIARPYARAAFACALDKNNMDAWSALLKQAVRIINEKSMQNLLKNPCIDKMVAYECLLEFCKTVIFPSGKNFLKLMAVNQRLLVLPKVEGLIEGYKAELAKEVTAYIISAVVLTKMEEEALEKVLSERFQSHIKLVCHTDKSLLGGLVIRVGDLVIDDSVRGKLERLRATLVN
- the atpA gene encoding F0F1 ATP synthase subunit alpha — translated: MQQLTTSEINELIKERIQKFDVSAETRTEGSIVSLRDGIVRIYGLNDVMLGEMIEFSPQCYGLALNLERDSVGAVVLGDYEGLSEGQTVKCTGRILEVPVGEALLGRVVNALGHPIDGRGPIETEKNAPIEQVAPGVIWRQGVSQPLQTGILAIDSMVPIGRGQRELIIGDRQTGKTALAIDAIINQKDTGIKCIYVAIGQKASSIAAVVRKLQEQDALKHTIIVSASAADSASLQFIAPYAGCAMGEYFRDQGEDALIIYDDLTKQAWAYRQISLLLRRPPGREAYPGDIFYLHSRLLERAARVNEAFVEKATNGSVRGKTGSLTALPIIETQAGDVSAFVPTNVISITDGQIFLETDLFNAGIRPAINAGLSVSRVGSAAQTKIIKKLGGGVRLSLAQYRELAAFSQFMSDLDEATRKQLERGQRVTEILKQKQYDPLSVAEMAVLLFATDKGYLDDIELTKIVAFAEGLLAYMHSEQATCLEKINQKGDYNEVIAKELATAITAFKMTQTW